In a genomic window of Kluyveromyces marxianus DMKU3-1042 DNA, complete genome, chromosome 7:
- the SAS10 gene encoding rRNA-processing protein SAS10, with protein MAKRTGKSVSKRSSGRENEEEDPYGLNEVDDFAKKREKVMLEDAGINEREASDSDDFSVDEEEEVLGMSDEESSDEDVEDEDEDEDEELDGEAAYKKVFGRKLEMDEIPEEREEGGMLDNDNAWGTSKSEYYGADDLDDEETAKEIEKEALRQQKKHLEDLQIDDYLEDEVEEEWVKEAKAFDMGQFQGQKDDKSSNQVSAKDILNMDDESKENFLTTSFPEYLPLSKEFSKLSPVLEELIAKQKTENNDSLQAKIVALSCYLGTISTYFAVFLHELQNNEDFTTMKNHPVMERILECKEIWRQANELPEVDSAVYEQTSGVESNVSDIEELSEELLQEQDELDEEGSSDGSEDEAMEDSEEEEEEEEEDFDIELSDRTVIKNRKEDLPQDVDDFVEDEIADVDKQEKKTRKKTLRFYTSKIDQKANKKTERFKGDDDIPYKERLYERQQRLLEEARKRGLHDNKAADLNNEDYNSDDEKTAKNINDEAESEYYKSIKADRQRKKEARMQAHKEVTKAAKEGKLAELAENITEDGKRAINYQILKNKGLTPKRKKENRNSRVKKRKKYEKAQKKLKSVRAVYSGGQSGSYEGEKTGIKKNLTKSVKFKN; from the coding sequence ATGGCTAAGAGAACGGGGAAATCTGTATCTAAACGATCCTCTGGTAGAGAgaatgaggaagaagatccatATGGCTTAAATGAGGTTGATGATTTCGCAAAAAAGAGGGAGAAGGTGATGCTAGAGGATGCTGGTATTAATGAACGTGAAGCGTCGGATAGCGATGATTTTTCTGTTGACGAGGAGGAAGAGGTGTTGGGAATgtctgatgaagaaagtaGCGATGAGgatgttgaagatgaagatgaggatgaggatgaagagTTGGATGGTGAAGCTGCATACAAGAAAGTGTTTGGTaggaaattggaaatggATGAAATACCAGAAGAACGAGAGGAAGGAGGTATGTTAGATAATGACAATGCATGGGGTACATCTAAGTCAGAATACTATGGTGCAGATGATTTAGACGACGAAGAAACAGCTAAGGAGATAGAAAAGGAAGCATTACGTCAACAGAAGAAGCATCTTGAGGATCTCCAAATTGATGACTATCTTGAAGATGaggtagaagaagaatgggtAAAAGAAGCGAAGGCTTTCGATATGGGTCAGTTTCAAGGTCAAAAGGATGATAAGAGTTCCAACCAAGTATCTGCTAAAGATATTCTAAATATGGATGATGAAAGTAAAGAAAACTTTTTGACGACTTCCTTCCCTGAGTATCTCCCTCTATCAAAAGAATTCAGTAAACTTTCGCCCGTTCTTGAGGAACTCATTGCAAAGcaaaaaactgaaaacaACGATTCTCTTCAAGCCAAAATAGTAGCACTATCGTGCTACTTGGGAACGATAAGTACATATTTTGCAGTGTTCTTGCATGAGCTACAGAACAATGAAGATTTTACTACTATGAAAAACCATCCTGTAATGGAACGTATCTTGGAATGTAAGGAAATATGGAGACAGGCTAACGAACTTCCGGAAGTGGATTCTGCGGTATATGAACAGACATCTGGAGTTGAAAGCAATGTTTCCgatattgaagaactttctGAAGAATTGCTACAGGAGCAAGATGAATTGGACGAAGAGGGTTCAAGTGATGGCAGTGAGGATGAAGCCATGGAAGATTCtgaggaggaagaggaagaggaagaagaggactttgatattgaattgTCTGATAGAACAGTTATtaaaaacagaaaagaagaccTACCACAGGATGTCGAtgactttgttgaagatgaaattgCCGATGTTGAtaaacaagagaagaaaaccaGAAAGAAAACTCTTCGTTTCTATACCTCTAAGATTGATCAAAAGGCTAACAAAAAGACAGAAAGATTCAAGGGTGATGACGACATTCCATATAAAGAAAGGTTATACGAAAGACAGCAAAGGcttcttgaagaagctaGAAAACGTGGTTTACATGATAATAAGGCAGCAGACCTCAACAATGAAGACTACAActctgatgatgaaaagacAGCCAAGAATATCAACGACGAAGCTGAAAGTGAATATTACAAGAGCATTAAAGCTGATAGACAACGTAAGAAAGAAGCGCGTATGCAAGCTCATAAGGAAGTTACAAAGGCGGCTAAGGAAGGTAAGTTGGCTGAACTTGCAGAGAACATAACGGAAGATGGTAAGCGTGCTatcaattatcaaattttgaagaacaagggTTTGACaccaaagaggaagaaagagaacaGAAATTCCCGTGtcaaaaagagaaagaagtaCGAAAAGGCTCAAAAGAAACTCAAATCGGTTCGTGCTGTGTACTCTGGTGGCCAATCTGGATCTTACGAAGGTGAAAAGACTGGTATTAAGAAGAATTTGACCAAGTCTgtgaaattcaaaaactaa
- the MSH5 gene encoding MutS family protein MSH5 produces the protein MYRAAKRPLFVHQSYSEPSTDSKKKNIQTSNETLLTAEGNSQQFAVKNMGNSLREESFDWENDVILCLELSQTNLGIVIYDFERESLLVLSQDITVKNNDSQTSCSEINMILEGLINENRPTVLVCSSNMGGSLFEHLTYLSHSYDFRIQMQPRDKFKIQYFFQAWIAFQEENAIIEIQGFQILDHICSSDKLIELTSTALGCIIKSMEHHSFMSLADEGNENNNNCLPNFFSRVTKVEQLLLKDRVFLDQEALEALQIFRPIENMSSSGKNTKNNASCIFDLLNYTTSEVGKSLLKKWLVSPLCNKELIEQRQSTIQILLDDKNAIQFDDLKEALKEIPNIFRIINTLNKTVSKFNAWVQWHRFCEKALDIIKLCHIIYDDSIDCELLKKIKYHVDKAVLGQLLQKTEQMIDVEASILQKQIVIKDNINVQLDQARNTYSKLENILSVVANESNELVSSLLSESEKAIFDKLNSEEMAINAIYVPQLGYLLSVDIRIQEMIKAKELSWDEVFREENFIYYKTDDNRAMDEHFGDIHAIISDLEIEILQEFQSVVLNSKCFLFQVGECFAELEVLVGFARASEIHNYVKPEIEEQEGIIDIKKGRHPLYESAVLTYIPNDMEMDGGPFNSDTWDESFHRVAVITGPNSSGKSVFLTQNGLIVYLTHIGCYVPADGARIGLVDKILTRIVTKETVSKTQSTFQIDANQMSKCLSLATVRSLVLIDEFGKGTDVIDGPSLFGAIIKRYSENTNCPRVIACTHYHEVFSPNILTTNIPGVLFYKTEILLKDSNPQITTNGFEQNITFLYKMVNGITEDSYGIYCARNCGLRSDIIDRAQKIFVNITNGFDMASYYQKYSPQELEQFHANQVIVKNFLTWDLEPTSQENTVEDKTLRRKLLRILNLEK, from the coding sequence ATGTACAGAGCTGCAAAACGTCCACTATTTGTCCATCAATCGTATAGCGAGCCCAGCACCGactcaaagaaaaaaaatatccaGACTTCAAATGAAACACTCTTAACCGCCGAAGGTAACTCTCAACAATTCGCTGTCAAAAATATGGGAAACTCCCTCCGCGAGGAAAGTTTTGACTGGGAAAATGACGTTATATTATGCTTAGAACTATCTCAGACCAATTTAGGTATTGTGATATATGATTTCGAACGCGAATCACTTCTTGTTTTAAGCCAGGATATAACAGTTAAGAATAACGATTCCCAAACATCTTGTTCAGAGATCAATATGATATTAGAAGGTCtaataaatgaaaatagaCCCACagttttggtttgttcCAGCAATATGGGCGGTTCCTTATTCGAACACTTAACATATCTAAGTCATAGCTATGATTTCAGGATTCAAATGCAACCTAGGGATAAATTCAAGATTCAGTATTTCTTTCAGGCTTGGATTGCTTTCCAAGAAGAGAATGCAATAATTGAAATTCAAGGGTTTCAGATTTTGGATCATATATGCTCAAGTGACAAACTTATAGAATTGACTTCAACTGCTTTAGGGTGCATAATAAAATCGATGGAACATCACTCTTTCATGAGTTTGGCAGACGAAGGTAACGAGAATAATAACAATTGTTTGCCGAATTTTTTTAGTCGAGTTACTAAAGTAGAACagctgttgttgaaagatAGAGTGTTTCTTGACCAAGAGGCCTTAGAGGCTTTGCAGATCTTCAGACCCATTGAGAATATGAGCAGTTCTGGTAAGAATACCAAAAATAATGCATCATGTATTTTCGATTTACTTAACTACACCACGTCTGAGGTGGGGAAAAgtttattgaaaaagtgGTTAGTTTCTCCTTTATGCAATAAGGAACTTATCGAACAGCGCCAATCTACAATACAAATATTGTTAGACGACAAAAATGCTATTCAATTTGACGACTTAAAAGAGGCGTTAAAGGAGATTCCCAACATCTTTCGGATAATTAATACATTAAACAAAACCGTTTCAAAGTTTAATGCTTGGGTACAATGGCACAGATTTTGTGAAAAGGCTTTGGACATTATAAAATTATGTCACATCATTTATGATGACTCTATAGATTGTGAGTTGCTCAAGAAAATTAAATATCATGTTGATAAAGCAGTTCTAGGGCAACTACTTCAAAAAACGGAACAAATGATTGACGTAGAAGCATCCATTttacaaaaacaaattgtAATCAAAGATAATATCAATGTGCAGTTAGATCAAGCCAGAAATACTTATTcaaaacttgaaaacaTTTTAAGTGTCGTTGCTAATGAATCAAATGAATTAGTCTCATCTTTACTAAGTGAGAGTGAAAAAGCTATATTTGACAAGCTTAATAGTGAAGAAATGGCAATAAATGCGATTTACGTACCGCAACTTGGATATTTATTGTCGGTAGACATCagaattcaagaaatgaTTAAGGCAAAGGAACTTAGCTGGGATGAAGTTTTTCGAGAAGAGAattttatatattacaaaaCCGATGATAATAGGGCGATGGACGAGCACTTTGGTGATATTCATGCAATTATTTCCGATCTTGAAATAGAAATTTTACAAGAGTTCCAGTCTGTGGTGTTGAACTCgaaatgttttctttttcaagtaGGCGAATGCTTTGCAGAACTTGAAGTATTAGTTGGTTTTGCCAGAGCAAGTGAGATTCACAATTACGTTAAAcctgaaattgaagaacaagaggGCATCATAGATATCAAAAAAGGCAGACATCCTCTATATGAAAGTGCCGTGCTTACGTATATCCCAAATGATATGGAAATGGATGGTGGGCCATTTAATTCTGATACCTGGGATGAATCATTTCATAGAGTTGCAGTGATAACAGGTCCAAACTCTTCAGGCAAGTCCGTATTCTTGACTCAAAATGGGCTAATAGTGTATCTAACTCACATTGGCTGCTACGTACCAGCTGATGGAGCTCGAATTGGTTTGGTAGATAAAATTTTGACAAGAATTGTCACTAAAGAGACGGTCTCAAAAACTCAAAGTACATTTCAAATCGATGCTAACCAAATGTCTAAGTGTTTATCCTTAGCAACAGTAAGGAGTTTAGTCTTAATCGATGAATTTGGAAAAGGTACAGATGTTATTGACGGTCCTTCGCTATTTGGAGCTATAATTAAAAGATATTCAGAAAATACAAATTGTCCGAGAGTGATAGCATGCACCCATTATCATGAAGTTTTCAGCCCCAATATTTTGACCACTAATATACCGGGCGTATTATTTTATAAGACAGAAATTTTATTAAAAGACTCAAATCCACAAATAACTACTAATGgatttgaacaaaatatcaCATTCCTTTACAAAATGGTCAATGGCATTACAGAAGATTCATATGGTATCTACTGTGCACGAAATTGTGGGTTAAGATCTGATATCATTGATAGAGCACAAAAAATATTCGTTAATATTACTAATGGTTTTGATATGGCGAGCTATTACCAAAAGTATTCGCCCCAAGAATTAGAGCAGTTTCATGCCAATCAAGTTATTGTGAAGAACTTTCTAACGTGGGACTTAGAACCAACCTCACAAGAAAACACCGTAGAGGATAAAACTTTACGAAGGAAGCTTCTTAGGATATtaaatttggaaaagtaa
- the CLB3 gene encoding B-type cyclin CLB3, which translates to MMQVQQQARVALGDVTTQINNRANRFEDHEGKKAYANSETLKSHDGVSMKENNATCYASKAVTGEADQRIQRFQQPEHAAFLSSGNTVNTHSRIMSYDKEAEIIIPNDMDDEDLVSGTEVVELDDDDDDRDTDDESIDSKDRGGVADDKDFTPLLPVVTENSERLYAYVYNRLHRDEPDPQDEDTWDPVMVSEYTTDIFKHLRFLEVKFSPNPRYMKHQPELTWNYRSTLIDWIVQVHDRFQLLPETLFLCINIVDRFLSKRQVTLNRLQLVGAAALFIAAKYEEINCPTLKDMLYMLDNAYSREEVLRAERFMINTLNFEFGWPGPMSFLRRVSKADDYEYDTRTVAKYLLETSIMEPELVAAPPSWLAAGAYYLSKIIIGITGWSDDHIYYSGYTEEQLIPLATMILDSCRHASTRHKSILEKYSRSRHRKSALVVSKWISIAESRLQQK; encoded by the coding sequence ATGATGCAAGTACAACAGCAAGCCAGAGTCGCTCTTGGCGATGTGACAACGCAAATCAACAATAGGGCTAACCGGTTTGAGGATCATGAGGGCAAGAAAGCGTATGCGAACAGCGAGACCTTGAAATCCCACGATGGAGTATCGATGAAGGAGAATAACGCCACTTGCTACGCATCAAAGGCTGTAACGGGCGAAGCAGATCAGAGGATACAACGTTTCCAGCAACCTGAACATGCTGCATTTCTCTCTTCTGGAAACACAGTGAATACACATTCTCGGATAATGTCCTATGATAAAGAGGCAGAGATCATCATCCCTAACGATATGGACGACGAAGATCTTGTAAGCGGCACAGAAGTTGTGGAgcttgatgatgacgacgacgaccGAGATACAGACGATGAATCGATAGACTCTAAGGATAGAGGAGGAGTCGCAGATGATAAGGATTTCACCCCGTTACTTCCTGTGGTAACAGAAAACTCAGAGAGACTATACGCGTACGTATACAATAGATTACATCGCGATGAACCTGATCCCCAAGATGAAGACACATGGGACCCAGTAATGGTATCGGAATATACCACTGATATTTTCAAGCATTTAAGATTCTTGGAGGTAAAATTCTCGCCAAATCCAAGGTACATGAAGCACCAACCAGAGCTTACGTGGAATTACAGGTCTACCTTGATAGACTGGATTGTGCAAGTTCATGATCGGTTCCAGTTATTGCCAGAAACTCTATTTTTATGTATAAACATTGTCGACAGATTTTTATCCAAACGACAAGTAACATTGAACAGGTTACAACTAGTAGGGGCCGCTGCTCTTTTCATTGCAGCCAAATATGAAGAGATCAACTGCCCAACCTTAAAGGATATGCTGTACATGCTGGACAACGCATACTCTAGGGAAGAAGTTCTACGGGCAGAAAGATTTATGATCAATACGCTAAATTTCGAATTCGGCTGGCCGGGACCGATGTCATTCTTAAGAAGGGTTAGCAAAGCCGATGACTACGAATATGATACTAGAACAGTTGCGAAATATTTATTAGAGACCTCGATAATGGAGCCAGAACTTGTGGCGGCTCCTCCTTCGTGGCTCGCGGCAGGTGCCTACTACTTGAGTAAAATCATTATTGGAATCACAGGCTGGTCCGATGATCACATATACTACTCCGGTTATACAGAGGAACAATTGATCCCATTGGCGACAATGATATTGGACTCTTGTAGACATGCAAGTACACGTCACAAGTCAATACTGGAAAAATACTCCAGGTCCCGCCATAGAAAATCAGCTTTAGTTGTCTCTAAATGGATTTCTATCGCTGAAAGTCGATTACAACAAAAGTAA